From the genome of Sphingobacterium kitahiroshimense, one region includes:
- a CDS encoding serine hydrolase domain-containing protein encodes MKLYILKSIVAVLIIATVSCSSKEEKQKKALVEQAKTDSLKLIYNPSEADPKIEAFMQNLHKRVGFNGNVLIAKNGKILYQNSFGWANYLLKDSLKIDSKFELASVSKPLTGIGILKLVEEGKLKLDQTINDFYPNFPYPDITIKQLLSHRSGLPNYVYFSEEHWKEKKKGMTNQDVMNMLIEFKPNRYGKPDGKFFYNNSNFMVLGAIIEKVTNQSYAEWMKENVFNPAGMTNTAALSKAIYEKIPTDVIGHDKVWRRSVVQNFQDGPLGDKGIYSTVRDLYKLDLALNEGRLLKKETLDSAYVDRAKSKNGIFGYGLGWRTFHRNNDLIIYHTGWWHGFRNLYVRDLKNNVTIVLLSNMTNGSLVKLDELYKILGMPILRKGIYNDAGNVADDV; translated from the coding sequence GTGAAATTATATATACTAAAAAGCATAGTTGCTGTTCTTATCATAGCAACCGTATCGTGTAGTTCGAAAGAAGAAAAGCAAAAAAAAGCATTAGTTGAACAGGCTAAGACTGACAGTTTAAAACTCATATACAATCCATCTGAAGCAGATCCTAAAATTGAAGCTTTTATGCAAAATTTGCATAAAAGAGTAGGATTTAATGGTAATGTACTGATTGCAAAAAATGGAAAGATTTTATATCAGAATTCATTTGGTTGGGCAAATTATCTTTTAAAAGATAGTTTGAAGATTGATTCGAAATTTGAATTAGCGTCTGTTTCCAAACCACTTACAGGTATTGGTATTTTGAAATTGGTTGAAGAGGGCAAATTGAAATTGGATCAAACTATTAATGATTTTTATCCTAATTTTCCCTATCCAGATATTACAATAAAGCAATTATTGTCTCATCGTTCTGGATTGCCAAATTATGTTTATTTTTCGGAAGAGCATTGGAAGGAAAAAAAGAAGGGTATGACCAATCAAGATGTCATGAATATGCTGATTGAGTTTAAACCGAATCGCTATGGTAAACCTGACGGTAAATTCTTTTATAACAATTCGAATTTCATGGTTTTAGGCGCTATTATTGAAAAGGTAACTAATCAAAGTTATGCGGAATGGATGAAAGAAAATGTCTTTAATCCAGCAGGAATGACTAATACAGCTGCATTGTCAAAAGCTATTTATGAAAAAATTCCGACAGATGTTATCGGTCACGATAAGGTTTGGAGAAGATCTGTTGTTCAGAATTTTCAAGATGGCCCTCTGGGCGATAAGGGAATTTATAGTACAGTTCGGGATCTGTATAAATTAGATTTAGCGTTAAATGAAGGTAGGTTATTAAAGAAAGAAACGTTAGATTCTGCTTATGTGGATCGTGCGAAATCTAAAAATGGAATATTTGGATACGGATTAGGTTGGCGCACTTTTCACAGAAATAATGATCTAATAATCTATCATACTGGATGGTGGCACGGATTTCGCAATTTGTATGTTAGGGATCTAAAAAATAACGTTACGATTGTACTTTTATCGAATATGACTAATGGTAGCTTAGTTAAATTGGATGAATTGTATAAAATTTTAGGGATGCCTATCTTAAGAAAGGGAATATATAATGATGCTGGTAATGTGGCTGATGATGTTTAA
- a CDS encoding CoA-binding protein yields the protein MKKTLIIGASTNPERYSYKAAHKLKQYGHDIVNVGLKKGEVAGVEIEPMGLIHTDIDTITMYVGAANQKSYFDYILETKPKRIIFNPGAENAELVALAGAIGIDTENACTLVLLSTGQY from the coding sequence ATGAAAAAAACGCTAATAATAGGAGCGAGTACTAATCCAGAAAGGTATTCGTATAAAGCAGCCCATAAATTGAAGCAATATGGACATGATATTGTGAACGTTGGGCTTAAGAAGGGTGAAGTTGCTGGTGTCGAAATAGAACCTATGGGGCTTATTCACACGGATATTGATACCATTACTATGTATGTTGGCGCAGCAAATCAAAAAAGCTATTTTGATTATATTTTGGAAACAAAGCCAAAGCGGATTATTTTTAATCCTGGAGCTGAAAATGCGGAATTAGTAGCACTTGCAGGTGCAATAGGTATTGATACTGAAAATGCTTGTACATTGGTTCTTTTAAGTACAGGACAGTATTAA
- a CDS encoding glycosyl hydrolase family 95 catalytic domain-containing protein: MRNLYIFFISILCVICRAQGQDKPIFHIPQLGKSIYEGVFTGNGLLGTMTYLKSSQAVRIDIGRTDIYDHREKNREKLFDKARLSLGHFSINLNVDIDSIGGDIFIQQAYSQTNIKTSDGMLHIKTTTLSDDNIILIEVIKKDYHGNYSFDWCPDSAISPRMKFDYTQKPTYYTRNPEGKSGTSKGFSFYKQELLAGGGYATVYKKMLGMDNDVYVVSVGYNQVNKSYLKETIDYVDHFDSKDITIALEKHQNWWRNYYSASSLSLPDKIYQRFYDMQLYKLASATRTNKPAIDLQGPWTSVTPWPAYWMNLNMQLTYSPVFTSNHLDIANSLIQMIDQNVSNLRENVPVAYRYNSIAIGRSSASDLWSPVLLEKGVSISDASDGEKELGNLLWLLHSYYSYYRYGMQEEVYDRLFPLLKEAVNYYLHLLEKNESGKYHIAVKTYSPEYKYGYAYDTNYDLAILRWGLRSLIELDDEKNRKDPLYDRWLDVLENLIDFPQGVNGYLIAKDVPYGESHRHYSHLMMIYPFYEINWDQKENRVLIERSIKYWQSKNQFLQGYSFTGAASMYAMMGRGDDALASLDNLLKSYIKKNTLYAESGPVIETPLAAMTSIQELCLQYWNGKLRIFPAVPTSWKDISFKRFLTDGAFLVSAKRKNGITQTVEIESQHTGTIRVESGISAPMIVIKGKGKYEIDLDGIIVFTLNKGSRALVYEKK, translated from the coding sequence ATGCGGAATTTATATATTTTTTTTATTTCAATCTTATGTGTTATTTGTCGTGCTCAGGGTCAAGACAAACCAATATTTCATATTCCTCAATTGGGTAAAAGTATTTACGAAGGGGTATTCACGGGGAATGGTTTACTAGGAACGATGACCTATTTGAAATCTTCACAAGCTGTACGTATAGATATTGGTAGAACGGATATTTATGATCATCGTGAAAAAAATCGTGAAAAGCTTTTTGATAAAGCTCGTCTGTCACTAGGGCATTTTTCTATAAACCTTAATGTGGACATTGATAGTATAGGTGGTGATATTTTTATTCAGCAAGCTTATTCTCAAACGAATATTAAGACTTCGGATGGTATGTTGCATATTAAAACGACAACACTGTCTGATGATAATATTATACTCATTGAAGTCATTAAAAAGGACTACCATGGGAACTACTCTTTTGACTGGTGTCCGGATTCTGCTATCAGTCCCCGTATGAAATTTGATTATACACAAAAACCTACTTATTATACTCGCAATCCTGAGGGAAAATCAGGCACTAGTAAGGGATTTTCTTTTTATAAGCAAGAGTTATTAGCTGGCGGTGGCTATGCAACTGTATATAAGAAAATGCTCGGTATGGACAATGATGTTTATGTTGTCTCGGTTGGATATAATCAGGTTAACAAGAGCTATCTAAAAGAAACAATTGATTATGTTGATCATTTTGATTCTAAAGATATTACTATAGCTTTGGAAAAACACCAAAATTGGTGGCGTAATTATTATAGTGCTTCTTCTTTGTCATTACCAGATAAAATTTATCAGCGTTTTTATGATATGCAGTTGTATAAATTAGCAAGTGCCACCAGAACAAATAAGCCAGCAATAGATTTGCAGGGACCATGGACGAGCGTTACTCCTTGGCCAGCTTACTGGATGAACTTAAATATGCAATTGACATATTCTCCTGTTTTCACGTCAAACCATCTTGATATCGCGAATTCTTTAATTCAAATGATTGATCAGAATGTCTCCAATTTGAGAGAAAATGTTCCTGTGGCTTATCGTTATAATAGCATTGCTATTGGGCGCTCATCTGCGAGCGATCTCTGGAGTCCTGTTCTCTTAGAGAAGGGAGTCTCAATTTCCGATGCTTCTGATGGTGAAAAAGAACTTGGCAACTTGCTTTGGTTATTGCATAGCTACTATTCTTACTATCGCTATGGCATGCAGGAAGAGGTATATGACCGCTTATTTCCCTTACTTAAAGAGGCGGTTAATTATTATTTGCATCTATTAGAAAAAAATGAATCAGGAAAATATCATATCGCTGTTAAAACTTATTCGCCAGAATATAAATATGGTTATGCTTATGATACGAATTATGATCTAGCTATTCTGAGATGGGGGCTTAGATCACTTATCGAGCTAGATGATGAAAAGAATAGGAAAGATCCTCTATATGATCGATGGCTCGATGTACTCGAAAATTTGATCGATTTTCCACAAGGTGTAAACGGTTATTTGATAGCTAAGGATGTTCCTTATGGTGAGTCACATAGACATTATTCGCATTTAATGATGATCTATCCTTTTTATGAAATTAATTGGGATCAAAAAGAAAATAGAGTTTTGATTGAGCGTTCAATTAAGTACTGGCAGAGTAAAAATCAGTTCTTGCAAGGTTATTCATTTACTGGTGCCGCATCGATGTATGCCATGATGGGAAGGGGAGATGATGCCTTAGCATCTCTTGATAATTTATTAAAATCTTATATTAAAAAGAATACGCTTTATGCCGAGTCGGGACCAGTAATTGAAACCCCGTTAGCAGCAATGACAAGCATCCAAGAACTGTGCTTACAATATTGGAATGGAAAATTAAGAATTTTTCCCGCTGTACCTACTTCCTGGAAAGATATTTCTTTTAAAAGGTTTTTGACTGATGGAGCTTTTCTGGTTTCTGCAAAGAGGAAAAATGGTATAACGCAAACTGTGGAGATCGAAAGTCAACATACGGGTACAATCAGAGTTGAATCGGGGATATCGGCTCCAATGATTGTGATTAAAGGAAAGGGTAAGTATGAAATAGATCTTGATGGAATAATTGTTTTTACACTTAATAAGGGCTCTCGAGCATTAGTTTATGAGAAGAAGTAG
- a CDS encoding heparinase II/III family protein, with protein sequence MLQINALGQHTLERHLSGAVLTNTVNRIDDWRLEKKNEWKKAIQALSILEKSHIMKVAEDANLFTWPSLLATKYLEYKTDGNRTRYEDDINTRRSIVSHLVIGELVEGKGRFIPQIINGLWLMMEESTWVSPAHIVVQKSGIGLPDPLDDYIDLGAGRVAADLAMVYLLLGDELNQISPMITKKLKDVLQSRILNPYLVRDDFWWMALQSNNMVNNWNIWINTNVLKVALLVEEDASRLKMIIQKLAHSADKFIDSYAEDGACEEGPSYWLHAGGELGQMLLWLEDVSDGEVTFKEEHKLFNIGNYILNSHIYRNRYINFADAEAIQVPYPAKIWAYGTLYNDDNLKAYASYLTTLKSPSMSLGTVQDFLMHASIYNELSNHRKDFIAPQFHFYESLGQATMRSLNKKGNLFLATIGSNNGVSHNHNDVGSYMLYLDSTPVLIDVGVGTYTKETFSRNRYTLWNMQSQWHNLPIINGIQQKDGRSYHAEDVEYITNNETAQYRVNVAKAYPKEAAVQSWMRTIKMHAGNNEIRVEEQYQLEEFKKPQSISFISKIKPQLVKDGFFLQLDNGKKVFINFERETVTFSLENKEIEDPRLIKVWGGMLYKMNVLIKSMELRNQVIYKIIAN encoded by the coding sequence ATGTTGCAAATTAATGCACTTGGACAACACACCTTAGAGCGGCATCTTTCAGGTGCAGTTTTGACAAATACCGTTAATCGTATTGATGACTGGCGGTTGGAAAAGAAAAATGAATGGAAAAAAGCTATTCAAGCGCTATCAATATTGGAAAAGTCCCACATAATGAAAGTTGCGGAGGATGCGAATTTATTTACTTGGCCATCATTGTTAGCTACAAAATATCTTGAATATAAGACTGATGGAAACAGAACTCGCTACGAGGATGATATTAATACACGCAGGAGTATCGTATCGCATTTGGTTATAGGAGAATTGGTTGAGGGAAAGGGACGTTTTATTCCGCAGATTATTAATGGCCTCTGGTTAATGATGGAAGAAAGTACTTGGGTAAGTCCTGCACATATTGTAGTGCAAAAATCTGGAATTGGTTTGCCTGATCCACTGGACGATTATATTGATCTAGGAGCAGGTCGGGTAGCAGCTGATCTGGCGATGGTTTATTTATTGTTGGGCGATGAATTAAACCAAATTTCTCCTATGATTACTAAAAAATTGAAAGATGTCTTACAGAGCCGTATTTTAAATCCTTATTTAGTCCGAGATGATTTTTGGTGGATGGCGCTTCAGTCAAACAATATGGTTAATAACTGGAATATTTGGATCAACACCAATGTTCTTAAAGTAGCATTGTTAGTGGAAGAAGATGCTTCTAGATTGAAGATGATTATTCAGAAATTGGCTCATAGTGCGGATAAATTTATTGACTCTTACGCTGAAGATGGTGCGTGTGAAGAGGGGCCCTCTTATTGGCTACATGCTGGTGGTGAACTTGGACAGATGTTGTTGTGGTTAGAGGATGTGTCGGATGGAGAGGTGACATTTAAGGAGGAACATAAATTATTTAATATTGGCAACTATATCTTGAATTCTCACATTTACAGAAATAGATACATCAATTTCGCAGATGCAGAGGCGATACAAGTACCCTATCCTGCTAAAATATGGGCTTATGGTACTTTATATAATGATGATAATCTAAAAGCATACGCAAGCTATTTGACAACTCTAAAATCACCAAGTATGTCATTAGGAACAGTACAGGATTTTTTAATGCATGCGTCTATTTATAATGAATTAAGTAATCATCGAAAAGACTTTATAGCCCCCCAATTTCATTTTTATGAGAGTTTGGGACAGGCAACTATGCGGAGTTTAAATAAAAAGGGTAATTTATTCTTGGCTACGATAGGAAGTAATAATGGGGTAAGCCATAATCATAATGATGTTGGAAGCTATATGCTCTATTTGGATTCGACGCCAGTTTTAATTGATGTAGGTGTGGGAACTTATACCAAAGAAACTTTTAGTAGGAATCGCTATACATTGTGGAATATGCAATCGCAATGGCATAATCTTCCTATTATAAATGGAATACAGCAAAAGGATGGAAGGTCTTATCATGCGGAGGATGTCGAGTATATAACTAATAATGAAACTGCTCAATACCGTGTCAATGTTGCTAAGGCTTATCCTAAAGAAGCCGCAGTACAATCTTGGATGCGAACTATCAAGATGCATGCAGGAAATAATGAAATCAGGGTAGAAGAACAGTATCAATTGGAGGAATTTAAAAAACCACAATCGATTAGTTTCATATCTAAAATAAAACCTCAGTTAGTAAAGGATGGCTTTTTCTTACAATTGGATAATGGGAAAAAAGTCTTTATAAATTTCGAAAGGGAAACTGTTACTTTTTCTTTAGAAAATAAGGAAATCGAGGATCCACGATTGATTAAAGTGTGGGGTGGAATGCTTTATAAAATGAATGTTTTAATTAAAAGTATGGAATTAAGGAATCAAGTGATATATAAAATAATAGCGAATTAA
- a CDS encoding pyruvate dehydrogenase complex dihydrolipoamide acetyltransferase — MAEVVRMPKMSDTMTEGVIAKWHKQVGDKVNSGDLVAEIETDKATMDFESYQEGTLLYIGPKEGEAVAIDAVIAILGEPGEDFQALLNDAPQAEEVTEKKEVEGSNSSGTEAAPQSNVTPESLGVTVITMPLLSDTMTEGVIAQWNFKVGDTIKSDDSIADVETDKATMEVTAYADGTLLYVGLEAGEAAKVNDIIAIVGPAGTDVTPLLNQKAAPTSQAAPAEVKNESKVEANVTTENKATDVADDSRVKASPLARKIAKDKGINLNEIKGSADGGRIVKKDVESYVPATKVAPASTTVAPVATETKAITLPTFVGEERYTEVAVSQMRKTIARRLGESLFTAPHFYLTVSIDMENAMLARTQINEVAPVKVSFNDIVVKAVAVALKKHPAVNSSWKGDKIRFNEHTNIGVAMAVEDGLLVPVVRFADGKSLSHISAEVKDFAQKAKTKKLTPADWEGSTFTVSNLGMFGIDEFTSIINSPDGAILSVGAIQQVPVVKNGTVVPGNVMKLTLGCDHRVVDGATGAQFLQTLKALLENPVRLLA; from the coding sequence ATGGCTGAAGTAGTTAGAATGCCGAAAATGAGCGATACCATGACCGAAGGGGTTATCGCAAAATGGCACAAACAAGTTGGTGATAAAGTTAATTCTGGTGATTTAGTTGCTGAAATCGAAACTGATAAAGCGACGATGGATTTTGAATCATACCAAGAAGGAACACTTTTATATATTGGTCCTAAAGAAGGTGAAGCAGTTGCTATTGATGCTGTTATTGCCATTCTTGGAGAACCTGGAGAAGATTTTCAAGCATTATTAAATGACGCTCCTCAGGCTGAAGAAGTGACGGAGAAAAAGGAAGTAGAAGGTTCTAATTCATCTGGGACTGAAGCAGCTCCTCAGTCTAATGTAACACCGGAGTCTTTAGGTGTTACAGTTATCACTATGCCTTTGTTAAGTGATACGATGACAGAAGGTGTAATTGCGCAATGGAATTTTAAAGTTGGTGATACAATCAAATCTGATGATTCTATTGCGGATGTAGAGACGGATAAAGCGACGATGGAGGTTACAGCTTATGCTGATGGAACATTGTTATATGTAGGTCTTGAGGCAGGTGAAGCTGCTAAAGTAAATGATATTATTGCTATTGTAGGTCCTGCAGGAACAGATGTAACACCATTGTTAAATCAAAAAGCTGCTCCTACATCTCAAGCTGCTCCTGCCGAAGTAAAAAATGAATCAAAGGTAGAGGCTAATGTAACTACGGAAAATAAAGCTACTGATGTAGCCGATGATTCTCGAGTGAAAGCATCTCCATTAGCACGTAAAATTGCTAAAGATAAAGGAATCAACCTGAATGAGATTAAAGGATCTGCTGATGGTGGCCGTATTGTAAAAAAAGATGTTGAATCTTACGTTCCAGCTACTAAAGTTGCTCCTGCTTCAACAACTGTTGCGCCAGTTGCTACTGAAACAAAAGCGATCACTTTACCTACTTTTGTAGGTGAAGAGAGATATACAGAAGTTGCTGTTTCTCAAATGCGTAAAACAATTGCACGTCGATTAGGTGAAAGTTTGTTTACTGCTCCACATTTTTACCTAACGGTAAGTATCGACATGGAAAATGCAATGCTTGCTCGTACGCAAATCAATGAAGTGGCTCCAGTAAAAGTTTCTTTCAATGATATCGTTGTAAAAGCAGTTGCAGTTGCATTGAAAAAGCATCCTGCCGTAAACTCTTCATGGAAAGGTGATAAGATTCGTTTTAATGAGCATACAAATATTGGTGTTGCAATGGCTGTTGAAGATGGCTTATTAGTTCCTGTTGTACGTTTTGCTGACGGAAAATCATTATCTCACATTTCTGCAGAAGTTAAAGATTTCGCTCAAAAAGCGAAAACTAAAAAATTAACTCCAGCTGACTGGGAAGGTTCAACATTTACAGTTTCTAATTTAGGTATGTTTGGTATTGATGAATTCACATCAATTATCAACTCTCCGGATGGTGCAATTCTATCTGTTGGTGCAATTCAACAAGTTCCTGTTGTTAAGAATGGTACTGTTGTTCCTGGTAATGTGATGAAGTTGACTTTAGGTTGTGACCACCGTGTAGTGGACGGTGCTACTGGTGCTCAATTCTTGCAAACATTAAAAGCATTATTAGAAAATCCAGTGAGATTATTAGCGTAA